From the Kribbella sp. CA-293567 genome, the window AACGCCTCCAGCAGACCGGTACCGATCCGCTTACGGGTCATCTGGACCAGTCCGAGCGAGGTCACCTCGGCGACCTGGTGCTTGGTCCGGTCGCGGCCCAGGCACTCCACCAGCCGGCGCAGGACCAGGTCGCGGTTGAGCTCCAGCACCATGTCGATGAAGTCGATCACGATGATGCCGCCGATGTCGCGCAGCCGGAGCTGGCGGACGATCTCCTCGGCCGCTTCCAGGTTGTTCTTGGTGACCGTCTCCTCGAGGTTGCCCCCGGAGCCGGTGAACTTGCCGGTGTTGACGTCGACGACCGTCATCGCCTCGGTCCGGTCGATCACCAGCGAACCGCCCGATGGCAGCCAGACCTTGCGGTCCAGCGCCTTCTTGATCTGCTCGTCGATCCGGTAGTTCGAGAACACGTCACCGGACCGGTTGTCGTCCCACTGCTCGACCCGGTCGGCCAGGTGCGGGGCGACGTACGAGACGTACTCCTTGACCTGGTCGTAGGCGTCGTCGCCGGAGATGACGAGCTTGGAGAAGTCCTCGGTGAACAGGTCGCGGACGACCCGGATCAGCAGATCGGGCTCGCCGTGCAGCAGCGCGGGCGCCTGGCCGGACTTCGACTTGTGGTCGATCTCGGTCCAGTACGACTGCAGCCGGCTGACGTCCGAGGTCAGCTCCTCCTCGGTCGCGCCCTCGGCCGCGGTGCGCACGATCACGCCGGCCTCGTCGGGGACGATGTCCTTCAGGATGCCCTTCAGGCGGTTCCGCTCGGTGTCGGGCAGCTTGCGGCTGATCCCACCATTGCCGCCGCGCGGGACGTACACGACGTACCGGCCGGGCAGGCTGATCTGGTTGGTCAGCCGGGCGCCCTTGTGGCCGATCGGGTCCTTGGTCACCTGGACCAGGACCGCCTGACCCGACTTCAGCACCGACTCGATCTTGCGCGGGCCGTTGGCGCCACCCAGGGTCGCCCAGTCCACCTCACCGGCGTACAGGACCGCGTTGCGGCCCTTGCCGATGTCGATGAACGCGGCCTCCATGCTGGGCAGCACGTTCTGGACGCGGCCGAGGTAGACGTTGCCGATCAGCGAGCTCTGCTCCGCCTGGGCGACGTAGTGCTCGACCAGCACGTTGTCCTCGGAGACGGCGATCTGGGTCAGGTCCTCACGGGCCCGGATCACCATCGTCCGCTCGACCGACTCGCGCCGGGCCAGGAACTCGGCCTCGCTCACGATCGGCGCGCGGCGGCGGCCGGCGGCGCGGCCCTCGCGGCGGCGCTGCTTCTTCGCCTCCAGCCGGGTCGAGCCCTCGACCGCGGTGATCTCGTTGTTCACGGTCTTGCTGCGCGGCTCACGAACCCGGACGACGATCTCGTCCGGGTCGTCGGCCGCGGTGGCGGTCTCCTCGCCCTTGCGGCGGCGACGGCGACGGCGACGGCGCGAGGACGTGCCGGAGCCGTCGGCCTCGTCGTCGGACTCGGCGGACTGGTCGTTGTCGTCCTCGGCGTCGTCGGACTGCTCGTCGTCGGACTCGTCGCCTTCGTCGGCGCTGTCCTCGGAGTCGGCATCCCCGGCCTTGCGGCGGCGACGGCCACCGCGGCGACGGCGGCGACGGCGGGTGCCCTCGCCGTCCTCGTCGGCCTCGGCCTCGGTGTCTTCGGTGTCGTCGGACTCGTCGTCGCCCTCGACCTCGGCGGCCGTGGCGCGGGCTGCCTCGAGCACCGGCTCGGCGCGGTCGGCGGCGACCTCCTCGGCGTCCTTGGTACGCCGGCTGCGGCGGCGACGGGTGGTGCCCGTGCTTGCCTGCTCGTCGGCGACCTCGGTGGTCTCCTGCGCCTCGACCTCGGCTACCTCGGTCTCCGCTGCCTCGGCCGCACGCTCGGCGGCGGTGGAGCGGCGACGGCTACGACGGGCGGCCGGTGCGGCCTCCGGAGCAGCTTCCGGCGTCGCCTCGACCGGGCTGGTCGCCCCGGCCTGCGCAGGCACCTCGGTGGGCGCCTGGAACAGTACGGCGGCAGCGGCGGGCGCGCGGCGGCGCGAACGGCGAGCCGGAGCCTCGGTGAGCGCGGCTTCGGCCGCGGCCAGCTCGGCGGCCGCTGCCTCGGCGGCGGCGAGCTCTTCCTCGGTCAGTTGCTCCTCGGGCAGCTCCGCCGCGGCGACAGGGCCGTCGGTGAGCGGGGTCTCCGGGGAGAGCAGGTCGGGCTGCGGGGCAGCGGCGGCCTTCTTGGTGGTGCGCTTACGGGTGGTGGTCTTCTTCGCGGCGCGCGCCGGAGCCGCCTGGGGCTCGTCGACGGTGGCGCCCTCGACCAGCGCGCCTGCTGCCGTGTCGGCGAGCGCCGACTCGGCGGGCGCGGCGTCGGCAGCGTCGTCCAGGAGGCTGTCCTGGGTGCTGCCTGCGCGGGAGGCGGCGGCCTTCTTGGCGGGACGTTTGGCGGCCGCCTTCTTGACCGTGCGCTTGGCCGCGGTCTTCTTGGCCGGTGCGGGCGCCGGGTCGGCAGCCTCGGCGTCGGACTGGGTGCTGACCGCGTCAGCCTCAGTGGCGACGGCCTCGGCCGGCTCGGCCGCGGCGGCCTTCTTGGTCGTGCGCTTGCGCGTGGTCGCCTTCTTGGCGGCCGGTTGTCTGGCAGCACGCTTGGCTGCGGGAGCGGTGGCGGCCGAGTCGGCTGCTTCGGTGGTGGTCGGCTCGTTGTCGAGCATGCGGTGCGGGTCTCCTCAGGCCCTCCGGCGCACCCGGCGACCCCTGTCACGGGTCCGGTGCCGCCAGAAAGCGGTCACGGTTCGCCACTCCCGGGGTGCAAATCCGGCGCGGCGGAAGCCTTCTGGATCCGCTCCTGGTCGCGCCGTCAGGGCACCACTGGAGCGGCGGCGTCGTCCTCCGCTACCTGCGTCTGCCGGTCGACCGCCTGGCCGGTCGCGGTCGCCTGGGTGGCGTCGCGGTCACGAGCGAGCGGATCGTCCACAGTGCCGGTGGCCGCGATAAGCGGGCCCTGGGCGAGCCTGGTCAGAAGAGCCGGGCCCGTCACCGGAAGCGTCGCTACCTCTAGCACGCCGGCGAGAACGTCGTCGGGTCTCACGGCCGGGGTTCCGAGCCGTAACACCACTTGCAGTATCGCACACGTCTCAACCGTCGCCGAGTCACTACCGACGGTGAGTCGGAGGACGGCTTCCCGGCAGTCAAACGACCGAAGCCCCCGTTTGGTCATGCGTTCGACCAGAATTTCCTCCCGGGCGAGGAACGCGGCGACCGCCTGCCCGGCGTCCGCGGGATCGACCCCCGGCAACGCGATCAGCCACTCGCTGGCCTCCAGTTGGTCGGCGAGCGACCCCGGACCGGCGACGACCACCTCGAGCACGTCCAGCCCGGGCGGCAGCGCCTCGTCGAGGTCGGCCCGGACCTGCTCGGCGTCCCGCTCCTGTGTGAGCGAGATCTCCAGGTACTCCGCCTCGGAGGCGGCGCCGGTCGGTGCCGCACCGGCGTACGAGATCTTGGGGTGCGGGCTGAAGCCGTGCGAGAACGCGACCGGGAGGTTCGCCCGCCGGACGGCCCGCTCGAACGCGCGCTGGAAGTCGCGGTGCGAGGTGAACCGGAGCCGCCCGCGCTTGGCGAAGCGGATTCGCAGCTTCTGGACCGCAGGGAGCTGCTGGGACGGCGGAGCCTGTACTGGTGCCACGCGACCATTCTGGCAGCTTCACCGCCTACGACCCGCATCTACCGCCCGGGGACGGTGGATGCGGACGCAGCGAGAGTCCGATCGGTCAGAGGTTGGCGCACTGGCCGGCTCGGGGGCCAGTGACCTGGTTGGGGGCTTGGAGGTTGGTGGGAGTGGCGCTGTTGGCGGAGCAGGTGAGAGGTCCGTTGACGGTGTTGCCGGCCAGTACTACGGGCTCGGCCGTGGCTGCTGCCCTCACGGTGACCGGGCCGCTGACCGTGGTGCCGACCAGTACTGCGCTGCGGCTGGTGGCGGTGAGCGTGACGGGGCCGTTGACCGTCGTACGGAGCAGGTGGAGGTCCGCTGCCTTGGTGGCGGTGACCGGCCCGGAGATCTTGGAGTCGGTGGCCACCAGGGAGGCACCATCGCGCACGGTCACTGGACCGTTGACGGTGGCGTTGGTCAGGCAGGTGACGCCGGTGGTCACGGTGAGCGGGCCGTTGCGTTGGCCGGTGACGGTGGTGGTGCAGGTGGGGGGCGGGCGGAGAAGCGTTACGGCGAAGCGGTCCGGGGTGGCGATGTTGCCAGGGGCATCGATCGCGCGGTACTCGACCTGGTGCCGGCCGTAGCCGGACGGTACGTCGTCCCACGGGACCACTCGCGGGACTCCGAGCTTGCCGTAGACCAGTTGGTCGATCTCGGTGCCCTCCGCGGTGAACTTGAACGGAGCAGTCGCGTCGGTGGGCCAGCCGTAGTAGTTGTACCAACCGTCGCCGTTGACCCGGAACTCCGGCACGACATACCCCGGGCTGTCGTCGGTGGCTTTCAGAGCCATCGTGAACGCGTCGTTGAAGATGTACTCCGGGCCGGTGGGTTTGGTGATCTTGAGCAGCGGCTTGGAGAGGGTGGCGCCGACGGTGGGGCCGGTGGCGTCGACCTGCCAGCTGAGCTGGTCGGCGCCGACGCGGGCGGTCAGGGTGTGGGTGCCGGTGAGCGCGAGCGGGGCCAGAGCCAGGTCGCGGTCGTTGCCCGGGTTCGCGATCGGCCGGCCGTCCAGCTGCCAACTGACCGGCGGTTGCTCGGTGTCGGACTGGGTGGTCTCCACGTAGACGACCTCAGTCGCGTTCACCGGGTGGTCGGTCGGCGTCGAGGTGGTGAACGTGTACGCCGAGGTCGCCGGCTGCGGGACGGCAGTGGGAGTGATCGTCCAGGTGCGGGTGGCGGTCAGGGCGGATGAAGCTCTGATGGCGGGGTCTCGGACGAAGGGCGTGGGGTCCACGACCTTGGCCGTGAGGGTGTGGGTGCCGGTGAGATCGAGGGCGGCCAGGTCCACGTGACGCTGGTTGTTGGTGGAGAGCGCGGTGCCGTCGAGGGTCCAGGTGACGTCGAGTTCGTGACTGGCGGGGTGCAGGGTCTGGAGCCAGACGACCTGGGTGGGGGCGACCGGGCCTGGTGGGGTGCTGGCTTGGAAGAGGGTGGTCCGGGCGGAGATCCGCTGGGTCATGCGTTCGCGGGAGACCTGGTCGAAGTAGTAGCCGAGGACCTTCATCATCGAGTGCCTGCTCGGGCGCCAGACGCCGGAGCCGGCGTACATGCCGGCCTCGTAGCGGGCGATCGGTCCGCCGGAGTCCGACGGTTCACCCAGCCAGCGGAACCACTTCTTCTGCTCGGCCAGCATCTGCTGTTCGGTGAGCAGGGTGTGGTGGATCGAGCCGGGTTCCGGACCGTCGTACGGCGCGCCGCGGTCGCCGCGGGCGTAGTAGTCGTACTCGTCCTGGAGGCCGCCCAGCGAGTGCCCCAGCTCGTGCGGGGTGATCAGCGCCGACAGCGCGTTGCCGCCGGACGCGGTCGCGTAGCTGCCACCCGCGCCGCCGTACGTGTCGCTGTTGCCGATAGCAAGAATCTGCCGGTTGGCGGGGGTGGTGCCCGGGACCAGAGCGGCGTACTCCGCGGCCGCGGTCGCGCTGACCGTGAGGAGGCGCTGGACCGAGCCCGGGTTGCAGCCGCCCCAGAAGCCCATCTGGAGCGGGGTGTCGACCTTCGGCGAGGTGAGGCCGGGGTCGCAGTCCACTCCGGACTCCGGTGAGGGGATCTCGACGGCGTACACGTTGATGTAGTTGCGGTAGGACTTGAACGGCTCGATGCTCCAGAGGACGTTCAGGTGCTTGTCCAACTGCTCGCGGAACTTCGGCAGCTCGGCGCTGGTGTAGCCGTCGCCCATCACGACCAGGTTGAAGCGGGAACTGGCCGGCCCGGTGACCTGGAGGGGGACGACGGTGGCCGGCGCTGCCGCGATCGCGGCAGGCCCCACCGCGGTGGCGGGGACGGTGGCCGAGGCAGTGATGGTGGCCGAGGCGGTCAGGACCGCGGCGGTCAGGCCGGCCAGGGCTGCCAGGCGGCCGGGTTCGGAAGTGGTCCTCACGGTGTGGTCCTCCCCTGTGGGCGCCCCGGTGCGGCTCGGTCGAGCCCGCGGTCAGCAGCCTACGAAGACAGCGGTGGGGTTGCCAGGGGGTACCGCGTGGCGGACTTGCCCGCTGGCGGCGGCGGCCGGGGACGGCGTACGGCATCATGAGGGCTCGGGGAAACGTGAGGAAAGGACATCGATGACGGAACCGGCACAGTCGCCGCGGTTCGAACCGGAGCCTGAGCGTCCGGTCGAGGATGCCGGCGACGGCGACGGCAAGGGCATCTACTGGGTGCTGAAGAACGTCGTGGTCGGCCCGCCGGTCAAACGCATCTTCCGGCCGAAGGTGGAGGGCGCCGAGAACATCCCGGACTTCGGACCGGCGATCATCGCGAGCAACCACCTGTCCTACGCCGACTGGATCTTCATGCCGCTGGTGCTGCGCCGGCG encodes:
- a CDS encoding Rne/Rng family ribonuclease; the encoded protein is MLDNEPTTTEAADSAATAPAAKRAARQPAAKKATTRKRTTKKAAAAEPAEAVATEADAVSTQSDAEAADPAPAPAKKTAAKRTVKKAAAKRPAKKAAASRAGSTQDSLLDDAADAAPAESALADTAAGALVEGATVDEPQAAPARAAKKTTTRKRTTKKAAAAPQPDLLSPETPLTDGPVAAAELPEEQLTEEELAAAEAAAAELAAAEAALTEAPARRSRRRAPAAAAVLFQAPTEVPAQAGATSPVEATPEAAPEAAPAARRSRRRSTAAERAAEAAETEVAEVEAQETTEVADEQASTGTTRRRRSRRTKDAEEVAADRAEPVLEAARATAAEVEGDDESDDTEDTEAEADEDGEGTRRRRRRRGGRRRRKAGDADSEDSADEGDESDDEQSDDAEDDNDQSAESDDEADGSGTSSRRRRRRRRRKGEETATAADDPDEIVVRVREPRSKTVNNEITAVEGSTRLEAKKQRRREGRAAGRRRAPIVSEAEFLARRESVERTMVIRAREDLTQIAVSEDNVLVEHYVAQAEQSSLIGNVYLGRVQNVLPSMEAAFIDIGKGRNAVLYAGEVDWATLGGANGPRKIESVLKSGQAVLVQVTKDPIGHKGARLTNQISLPGRYVVYVPRGGNGGISRKLPDTERNRLKGILKDIVPDEAGVIVRTAAEGATEEELTSDVSRLQSYWTEIDHKSKSGQAPALLHGEPDLLIRVVRDLFTEDFSKLVISGDDAYDQVKEYVSYVAPHLADRVEQWDDNRSGDVFSNYRIDEQIKKALDRKVWLPSGGSLVIDRTEAMTVVDVNTGKFTGSGGNLEETVTKNNLEAAEEIVRQLRLRDIGGIIVIDFIDMVLELNRDLVLRRLVECLGRDRTKHQVAEVTSLGLVQMTRKRIGTGLLEAFSENCDHCGGRGLILHDEPKESRRRQDDGRGRGQQPQQHSHDHKPEGDTAKKTSRSRNRGKGRRDGDEQAEPATNGDAAQRLAQIAAASAAAAHADAPATSYADATAEVSQATHAEADAANGAGRSGDAAHAEAAHTGDAAHAGAAHTGDSAHTGGSSAGGTAHAGGSSTGSAHSGGSSTGSAHSGGSSTGDSSTGDVAHSEAAQGDGTEGDGDKSEGSSRRRSRGRRSNRGQAEQSDAEQAHSEPQSDNEQAQGESGADDGEQAQQSGSGRNGSPRRRRSSRGRGKNADSNDGDSGTNGSDAGATAAALASTPV
- a CDS encoding TIGR03936 family radical SAM-associated protein, with protein sequence MAPVQAPPSQQLPAVQKLRIRFAKRGRLRFTSHRDFQRAFERAVRRANLPVAFSHGFSPHPKISYAGAAPTGAASEAEYLEISLTQERDAEQVRADLDEALPPGLDVLEVVVAGPGSLADQLEASEWLIALPGVDPADAGQAVAAFLAREEILVERMTKRGLRSFDCREAVLRLTVGSDSATVETCAILQVVLRLGTPAVRPDDVLAGVLEVATLPVTGPALLTRLAQGPLIAATGTVDDPLARDRDATQATATGQAVDRQTQVAEDDAAAPVVP
- a CDS encoding M64 family metallopeptidase, whose protein sequence is MRTTSEPGRLAALAGLTAAVLTASATITASATVPATAVGPAAIAAAPATVVPLQVTGPASSRFNLVVMGDGYTSAELPKFREQLDKHLNVLWSIEPFKSYRNYINVYAVEIPSPESGVDCDPGLTSPKVDTPLQMGFWGGCNPGSVQRLLTVSATAAAEYAALVPGTTPANRQILAIGNSDTYGGAGGSYATASGGNALSALITPHELGHSLGGLQDEYDYYARGDRGAPYDGPEPGSIHHTLLTEQQMLAEQKKWFRWLGEPSDSGGPIARYEAGMYAGSGVWRPSRHSMMKVLGYYFDQVSRERMTQRISARTTLFQASTPPGPVAPTQVVWLQTLHPASHELDVTWTLDGTALSTNNQRHVDLAALDLTGTHTLTAKVVDPTPFVRDPAIRASSALTATRTWTITPTAVPQPATSAYTFTTSTPTDHPVNATEVVYVETTQSDTEQPPVSWQLDGRPIANPGNDRDLALAPLALTGTHTLTARVGADQLSWQVDATGPTVGATLSKPLLKITKPTGPEYIFNDAFTMALKATDDSPGYVVPEFRVNGDGWYNYYGWPTDATAPFKFTAEGTEIDQLVYGKLGVPRVVPWDDVPSGYGRHQVEYRAIDAPGNIATPDRFAVTLLRPPPTCTTTVTGQRNGPLTVTTGVTCLTNATVNGPVTVRDGASLVATDSKISGPVTATKAADLHLLRTTVNGPVTLTATSRSAVLVGTTVSGPVTVRAAATAEPVVLAGNTVNGPLTCSANSATPTNLQAPNQVTGPRAGQCANL